The following proteins come from a genomic window of Natronosalvus vescus:
- a CDS encoding winged helix-turn-helix domain-containing protein gives MTTETWDDINEHVKAEWKADTTPFERVYEIVEQTHEGQSAAELAERALVSEPTARRHCKALVNTGFAETEMDGQTTLYRRNSDRILMSRIRELRENADRTELISGIKRMKSEIRRYEDRYDVVSPEELTQKLDADETEGWDDLTAWKTTRQNLAVAQAALAYDEASHQLTA, from the coding sequence ATGACCACCGAGACGTGGGATGACATCAACGAGCACGTCAAAGCGGAGTGGAAAGCAGACACCACGCCATTCGAGCGGGTGTATGAAATCGTTGAACAAACCCACGAGGGGCAGTCGGCAGCCGAGCTCGCCGAACGGGCACTCGTGAGCGAGCCGACTGCACGTCGGCACTGCAAGGCGCTTGTGAACACCGGCTTCGCTGAGACGGAGATGGACGGTCAAACAACCCTCTACAGGCGAAACAGCGACCGTATCCTTATGTCCCGAATTCGCGAACTTCGCGAGAACGCAGATCGCACAGAGTTGATCAGCGGGATCAAACGGATGAAATCCGAGATTCGTCGCTACGAGGATCGATACGACGTGGTGTCACCCGAAGAACTCACCCAGAAACTCGACGCCGACGAGACAGAGGGGTGGGACGACCTCACCGCGTGGAAAACCACACGTCAGAATCTCGCCGTTGCCCAGGCAGCTCTCGCCTACGACGAAGCCAGCCACCAGCTCACCGCATGA
- a CDS encoding arylamine N-acetyltransferase family protein, producing the protein MRPNTTGSGLFSDETTETLPSVMTVRRYLNRIGLDETALEATDLETLTRLQYAHITKVPFENLDIIGDPFSDQDGSGVSLSLLALYEKIVERGRGGYCFELNGLFHWLLAELGYDIDRVGARITSGDSITVPANHHSNIVHLEKDYIVDVGLGTPKLRQPIPLDGSVVSDDLGIEWRVVESDRPDATYRTEFFDEQNNDWTRRYIFDETPRNLLYFEATNDYLQRAPESPFTGSPTVSLGSDRGFLKLSTDTFIEWRNGDKQEHHVPPEQWYDTLKKEFAIQL; encoded by the coding sequence ATGCGACCAAACACCACTGGTTCAGGCCTCTTCTCCGATGAGACGACCGAAACTCTGCCGTCAGTCATGACTGTTCGTCGCTATCTGAATCGCATCGGTCTCGACGAGACTGCACTTGAGGCGACCGACCTAGAGACGCTTACTCGGCTCCAATACGCTCACATTACAAAGGTTCCCTTTGAAAACCTCGACATTATTGGCGACCCGTTTAGCGACCAAGACGGAAGTGGTGTCTCACTATCGCTATTAGCCCTCTATGAGAAGATCGTCGAACGCGGTCGGGGAGGGTACTGTTTCGAACTCAACGGACTCTTTCACTGGTTGCTTGCTGAACTCGGATATGATATCGACCGTGTTGGGGCACGTATCACCAGCGGTGATAGTATCACTGTCCCTGCGAATCATCACTCAAATATTGTTCACCTCGAGAAAGACTACATCGTTGATGTCGGATTGGGTACACCGAAGCTTCGCCAGCCGATCCCTCTCGACGGTTCGGTAGTGAGTGATGACCTCGGAATCGAATGGCGCGTCGTCGAGAGCGACCGGCCTGATGCGACGTACAGAACTGAATTCTTCGACGAACAGAACAATGACTGGACGAGACGTTATATCTTCGATGAGACGCCGCGTAACCTCTTGTACTTCGAAGCGACAAACGACTATCTGCAGCGCGCCCCCGAGTCACCGTTTACCGGGTCGCCTACCGTGTCCCTCGGATCCGATCGCGGATTCTTGAAGCTGAGTACAGACACCTTCATTGAATGGCGGAACGGAGACAAACAAGAACACCACGTGCCACCTGAACAGTGGTACGATACGTTAAAAAAGGAGTTCGCCATCCAACTTTGA
- a CDS encoding AI-2E family transporter has product MDSDDGFIDKRLSWWIFGLVLATILVYTLRGYLGWAVFGVFLYYVARPVARQLRQRGLSESTVAVITLGLVILPFVGILIVLASIAIVQLATLEATDFERIVEALFPDGVPDTVPTTEEEVYPFVEDFATDPTVGSVIERGSDVLGAFVTAAYNLFIMLLFAFFLVRDERRLAKWFRVEIVGERTRVDEFARAIDKGLSSVFFGYTLTIFAIMVLAGIIYTLLNAIAPPGLAIPQVLLLAIVTGLASAIPLIGRSIVYAAVVIYLAVMAIQIDLVALWFPVAFYIVMGLFFDNIIRTYVRPSLSGRMFPTGLVLFAYILGPLAFGWYGIFLGPLLMVVATLFVQMELPRLLHGDAN; this is encoded by the coding sequence ATGGATTCAGACGATGGTTTTATCGATAAACGACTTAGCTGGTGGATTTTCGGGCTTGTCCTTGCAACCATCTTAGTATACACACTTCGTGGGTATCTCGGATGGGCCGTTTTCGGTGTATTTCTCTATTACGTAGCTCGACCAGTGGCCAGACAACTTCGACAGCGTGGGCTTTCGGAAAGTACGGTTGCAGTCATCACTCTTGGACTCGTTATTCTCCCTTTCGTCGGTATACTCATCGTCCTCGCTTCAATTGCTATTGTACAACTTGCAACCCTCGAGGCAACTGATTTCGAACGGATCGTCGAGGCGTTGTTCCCCGACGGAGTCCCGGACACGGTACCCACGACTGAGGAGGAGGTATACCCATTTGTGGAGGACTTCGCCACCGATCCAACTGTTGGCTCAGTGATCGAGCGGGGAAGTGACGTATTGGGTGCGTTTGTCACAGCAGCATACAATCTGTTTATCATGCTTCTTTTTGCGTTCTTTCTCGTTCGTGATGAGAGACGACTCGCTAAGTGGTTTCGAGTCGAAATTGTTGGTGAGAGAACCCGTGTCGACGAGTTCGCTCGAGCGATTGACAAGGGATTAAGTTCTGTGTTTTTCGGATATACCCTGACAATTTTCGCGATCATGGTACTCGCTGGGATCATCTACACGCTGCTCAATGCGATTGCACCACCCGGACTTGCGATTCCACAGGTGCTGTTGTTAGCTATCGTCACTGGTCTCGCTTCGGCTATCCCACTCATTGGTCGATCCATCGTGTACGCAGCAGTCGTCATTTACCTCGCAGTGATGGCCATTCAGATTGATCTGGTGGCATTGTGGTTTCCTGTTGCGTTTTACATCGTCATGGGTCTCTTCTTCGACAATATCATTCGAACCTACGTTCGACCATCACTCTCAGGCCGAATGTTCCCGACGGGACTCGTTCTCTTTGCGTATATTCTCGGGCCACTTGCGTTCGGCTGGTACGGTATCTTTCTTGGGCCGCTTTTGATGGTCGTTGCGACGCTGTTCGTGCAAATGGAGTTACCACGGCTGCTTCACGGCGACGCAAACTGA
- a CDS encoding DNA-binding protein, protein MSSKQSVSKVVSVDEQAYEQDAGRAEHEDVVDETPEFRATVEMEIQAKVDANHPEGIVDTSEDRIYGVTLAQEERIRAREEELERISVQAAFGRQEGRAERTRQAVEQARRDQRPVKDVDPREKLGRAKLGQVNWQAQRLVADVNSGYTRAVIGKRIASRVLEGSDLFEAVMDTKEEMQHEAGTIVPIGRLESVRRGEVSVEGRVIELWEPSSPAIQQVGLLEDETGRTKFTIWAKSNQTMVREGEQVRFRAAAKNWYNGRCSIALTHWSEIIFPERGRWWE, encoded by the coding sequence ATGTCTAGTAAGCAGTCGGTTAGCAAGGTCGTTTCGGTCGATGAACAAGCGTACGAGCAAGATGCGGGTCGAGCGGAGCACGAGGACGTCGTCGATGAGACGCCAGAGTTTCGGGCAACGGTGGAGATGGAGATTCAGGCGAAGGTCGATGCAAACCACCCAGAGGGAATAGTCGACACGAGCGAGGATCGGATCTACGGCGTGACCCTGGCCCAGGAAGAACGCATTCGAGCCAGAGAAGAAGAACTCGAGCGAATCAGCGTACAGGCGGCATTCGGTCGACAGGAGGGTCGGGCAGAGCGAACGAGACAGGCGGTCGAACAGGCACGACGGGATCAGCGGCCGGTCAAGGACGTCGATCCTCGAGAGAAACTTGGACGAGCGAAGTTGGGTCAGGTCAATTGGCAGGCACAACGGTTGGTAGCGGACGTCAACAGTGGGTACACGCGAGCGGTCATCGGAAAGCGGATCGCCAGTCGGGTTCTCGAGGGTTCGGATCTGTTCGAGGCGGTGATGGATACGAAAGAAGAGATGCAACATGAGGCAGGAACGATTGTGCCGATTGGAAGGCTCGAGTCGGTCAGGCGAGGCGAGGTGAGTGTGGAAGGCCGTGTGATCGAACTGTGGGAACCCTCAAGTCCAGCGATTCAACAGGTTGGGCTGCTCGAGGACGAGACTGGTCGGACGAAGTTCACGATCTGGGCGAAGAGCAATCAGACGATGGTTCGGGAGGGTGAGCAAGTGCGGTTCAGGGCGGCGGCGAAGAACTGGTACAATGGACGGTGCTCGATCGCGTTGACTCACTGGTCGGAAATCATCTTCCCAGAGCGCGGTCGGTGGTGGGAGTAG
- a CDS encoding helix-turn-helix domain-containing protein → MQEESRVSNRAERIRLDIWHPDCWTLQVTEATDAGLIAYGVYDLENAVKARIVAYGDDVATIDDVVAATRASPFTDAVHEMDHAFGASKAITAGNATRELLVTYRSDESIHEALVSRGLIPDAPIRIRNGRERWTVLAEADVDLQECLDEVRREMNAEITVTGTGSSVATVADLDDRLTERQREVFEAARCHGYYDLPRRITSAALADELGIAKATLLEHLRKAESKLLDP, encoded by the coding sequence ATGCAGGAAGAGTCACGCGTTTCGAATCGTGCCGAACGGATCCGGTTAGATATCTGGCATCCGGACTGCTGGACGCTCCAGGTGACAGAAGCAACGGATGCCGGGCTGATCGCATACGGAGTCTACGACCTCGAGAACGCGGTGAAAGCACGAATCGTCGCGTATGGAGACGACGTCGCCACGATCGACGACGTCGTCGCCGCCACGCGCGCCTCGCCATTTACTGACGCCGTCCACGAGATGGATCACGCGTTCGGCGCTTCCAAAGCGATTACGGCGGGGAACGCGACCCGCGAGTTGCTGGTGACCTACCGATCGGACGAGAGCATCCACGAGGCCCTCGTCTCTCGAGGGTTGATCCCCGATGCGCCGATTCGCATTCGTAATGGCCGAGAGCGGTGGACGGTGCTCGCGGAAGCCGACGTCGATCTCCAGGAGTGTCTCGACGAAGTGCGCCGGGAGATGAACGCGGAGATCACGGTTACGGGAACCGGTTCCTCCGTCGCAACTGTCGCCGATCTCGACGACCGTCTCACCGAGCGCCAGCGTGAAGTGTTCGAGGCTGCACGCTGCCACGGCTACTACGATTTGCCTCGCAGGATCACTTCGGCTGCGTTAGCCGACGAACTCGGAATCGCGAAGGCGACGCTCCTCGAGCACCTCCGAAAGGCGGAGTCGAAACTTCTGGATCCCTGA
- a CDS encoding YkvI family membrane protein, with protein sequence MSRETVDQDEQGVTAILNDLLGSWFMSIVLPAIILQSVLIGGGYATGREIVEYGAQYGASGWIAVIGIWIGFSVMAVLTFELARVFGVYNYKSFIKELIWKAWPLFDLLFLAMAILIIAIMASAAGEIMEETLGVPYLAGIVAIIAVVGVLAYYGAWLIEEFKTIGSAGLYVAFILFAGIVIVSTWGDITSTFAASDTSYADDTSTGAVVQSGILYVGYNLAVFPAVFFALHRQTTRKETLTAGLLAGTLMSLPFALSYVAMMGFYPQESVMGAPVPWLPMLESVGGTTIIVLYGIVVGWTLIETSVGLIHAILDRIDADVEEVDAGPMEDVEGLSRIHRGALGVGILVGAMALSQFGIIALVAQGYTLMAYFFIALFAIPLLTVGVYRIFNPDWKVEFWTNA encoded by the coding sequence ATGTCTCGAGAGACGGTGGATCAGGATGAACAGGGTGTGACGGCAATCCTGAACGACCTGCTTGGCAGCTGGTTCATGAGTATCGTGTTGCCGGCGATCATCCTCCAGTCGGTGCTCATCGGCGGCGGGTATGCGACTGGTCGGGAGATCGTTGAGTACGGTGCACAGTACGGCGCGTCGGGCTGGATCGCCGTGATCGGCATCTGGATCGGGTTTTCGGTGATGGCCGTCCTGACGTTCGAATTGGCGCGGGTGTTCGGCGTCTACAACTACAAGTCCTTCATCAAGGAACTGATCTGGAAGGCGTGGCCGCTGTTCGATCTTCTGTTCCTGGCGATGGCGATTCTTATCATCGCCATCATGGCCTCCGCAGCGGGCGAAATCATGGAGGAAACCCTCGGCGTCCCATACCTCGCCGGCATCGTCGCGATCATCGCCGTCGTCGGCGTTCTTGCCTACTACGGTGCCTGGCTGATCGAGGAGTTCAAAACGATCGGGAGCGCCGGCCTGTACGTCGCGTTCATCCTCTTTGCGGGGATCGTGATCGTTTCGACGTGGGGCGACATCACGTCAACGTTCGCCGCCAGCGACACGTCCTACGCAGACGACACGAGCACCGGGGCGGTCGTGCAGTCCGGTATCCTCTACGTCGGTTACAACCTCGCTGTCTTCCCGGCGGTATTCTTCGCTCTCCACCGGCAGACGACGCGCAAAGAGACGCTGACGGCCGGCTTGCTGGCGGGAACGCTGATGAGCCTCCCGTTCGCGCTGTCGTACGTGGCGATGATGGGCTTTTACCCACAAGAGTCGGTGATGGGAGCGCCCGTCCCGTGGCTTCCGATGCTGGAGTCGGTCGGCGGCACGACGATCATCGTGTTATACGGGATCGTCGTCGGCTGGACGTTAATCGAAACCAGCGTCGGACTTATTCACGCCATCCTCGATCGAATCGACGCCGATGTCGAGGAGGTCGATGCTGGCCCGATGGAGGACGTGGAGGGTCTGTCGCGAATCCACCGCGGCGCGCTCGGCGTCGGCATTCTTGTTGGGGCAATGGCGCTCTCGCAGTTCGGGATCATCGCACTGGTCGCCCAGGGGTACACCCTGATGGCGTACTTCTTCATTGCGCTGTTCGCGATCCCACTGTTGACCGTCGGCGTCTACCGGATATTCAACCCCGACTGGAAGGTCGAGTTCTGGACGAACGCGTAG
- a CDS encoding DUF1611 domain-containing protein — MNLRNEFETPVSAVVLAEGEFGSTGGKTANGVVMHSEIFDAAVVVDSETAGSTADAVLGRPDAASVPVVATMDEALSRAPEAEVLVIGVAPAGGSLPESWIDDIRTAMQAGCDVVSGLHVFLSERDEWIELADEAGVRIFDVRKPPAEDDLRVGDGSVDDVDADVVLTMGTDCAVGKRTTTFELYRAAREAGLDTGWVATGQTGIMVGAHRGVVIDRVPADFTAGVVEDLVTDVAEHHDIVFVEGQACLTHRAYSGVTLSILHGAWPDAVVLVDDPDRSGRTHFEQWAVAGVEREVEAIEGLSDATVAALSTWGDADGAAARHDLPAANVYDADGPATLLETVREAL; from the coding sequence ATGAACCTTCGTAACGAGTTCGAAACGCCGGTTTCGGCCGTCGTTCTCGCGGAAGGCGAGTTCGGTTCGACCGGTGGTAAAACCGCCAACGGCGTGGTAATGCACAGCGAGATATTCGACGCCGCCGTCGTCGTCGACTCGGAGACAGCCGGCTCGACCGCCGATGCGGTTCTCGGTCGACCGGACGCGGCGTCCGTCCCCGTCGTCGCGACAATGGACGAGGCGCTTTCGCGTGCACCCGAGGCCGAAGTGCTGGTAATTGGCGTCGCGCCGGCCGGTGGGAGCCTCCCCGAGTCGTGGATCGACGACATCCGGACGGCCATGCAGGCGGGCTGTGACGTCGTCTCGGGCCTGCACGTCTTCCTCTCCGAACGCGACGAGTGGATCGAACTCGCCGACGAAGCGGGCGTTCGGATCTTCGACGTGCGAAAACCGCCCGCCGAGGACGACCTCCGCGTCGGGGACGGGAGCGTCGACGACGTCGACGCCGACGTCGTGTTGACGATGGGAACCGACTGCGCCGTCGGCAAGCGGACGACGACGTTCGAACTGTACCGCGCCGCCCGCGAGGCCGGCCTCGACACCGGCTGGGTCGCCACCGGCCAGACCGGAATCATGGTCGGGGCCCACCGCGGCGTCGTGATCGATCGCGTGCCCGCGGACTTCACCGCGGGAGTCGTCGAGGATCTCGTCACCGACGTCGCCGAACACCACGACATCGTCTTCGTCGAGGGACAAGCGTGTCTCACCCACCGGGCTTACTCAGGGGTGACGCTCTCGATCCTCCACGGTGCGTGGCCCGACGCCGTCGTTCTAGTCGATGACCCGGATCGTAGCGGGCGAACCCACTTCGAACAGTGGGCAGTGGCCGGCGTCGAGCGGGAGGTCGAGGCGATCGAGGGGCTTTCCGACGCGACCGTCGCCGCGCTCTCGACCTGGGGCGACGCCGACGGGGCAGCGGCGCGTCACGATCTCCCCGCTGCGAACGTTTATGATGCCGACGGCCCCGCGACGTTGCTCGAGACCGTCCGGGAGGCGCTATGA